In Edaphobacter dinghuensis, one genomic interval encodes:
- the rplI gene encoding 50S ribosomal protein L9: protein MEVILKEDVNKLGHRGDVVKVADGYGRNYLLPGKLAIEANAANKAVIEQMKASAVRKSAKEKTESEALSAQLNEVELVFERKVGEHEHLFGSVTSGDIAHQLEEKGFKIDRRKISLEEPLKTIGEYHVPVKLHREVTSHIKVTVKGDQPEAEAVAAE, encoded by the coding sequence ATGGAAGTCATTCTGAAGGAAGACGTAAACAAGCTCGGACACCGTGGCGATGTGGTCAAAGTCGCCGACGGCTACGGGCGTAACTATCTGCTGCCGGGCAAGCTCGCCATCGAAGCGAACGCCGCCAACAAGGCAGTCATCGAGCAGATGAAGGCCTCCGCCGTTCGCAAGTCGGCCAAGGAGAAGACTGAGTCCGAAGCTCTTTCGGCACAGCTCAACGAAGTGGAACTGGTATTCGAGCGCAAGGTTGGCGAGCACGAGCATCTCTTTGGCTCGGTAACCTCCGGCGACATCGCGCACCAGCTCGAAGAGAAGGGCTTCAAGATCGATCGTCGCAAGATCTCTCTCGAAGAGCCGCTCAAGACCATCGGCGAGTACCACGTTCCGGTCAAGCTGCATCGCGAAGTGACCAGCCACATCAAGGTCACGGTCAAGGGCGATCAGCCGGAAGCCGAAGCAGTCGCAGCCGAGTAA
- the rpsR gene encoding 30S ribosomal protein S18 has translation MADETSTQSSEQQAPSSRPAHSGPGAGAPRTPRPGGSGGPGGRKFFRRKKVCKFCTEKIDAISYRDVRLLQGFVAERGKIVPRRLTGVCTRHQRRLSLAIKQSRNIALLAFAARF, from the coding sequence ATGGCTGACGAAACCAGCACGCAATCATCTGAGCAGCAGGCACCTTCATCTCGTCCCGCGCACTCCGGCCCCGGAGCAGGCGCTCCGCGCACACCCCGTCCCGGCGGATCGGGCGGCCCCGGTGGCCGCAAGTTCTTCCGCCGCAAGAAGGTCTGCAAGTTCTGCACCGAGAAGATCGACGCCATCTCCTATCGCGACGTCCGTCTGCTGCAGGGCTTTGTGGCAGAGCGCGGCAAGATCGTTCCGCGCCGCCTCACCGGCGTTTGCACCCGGCACCAGCGCCGCCTGAGCCTGGCGATCAAGCAGTCGCGCAACATCGCCCTGCTTGCGTTCGCCGCACGCTTCTAG
- a CDS encoding ABC transporter permease: protein MAITSSPKSGSFERTLASARSTMLFSEIVRLAVDSFRANKIRFMLTMLGMVIGSASIILVVTIGKTGKEYALNELTSIGPNKVEMQYVGGTQPGPNNTTTPDLMTYEDMNAVLEQVPDIVASSPMLEVHYNVGIGGGVTRDAMLLGVSPEYKQVRNLEVIAGRFFDDQDTVSRTKVAVIVEPFAKSLFGSSSGAVGHNITVEGIPFIIIGVFKESVATFGLSEISDQTLLVPYPVARYFTGSDKVKEIFFTMRDAADVLPASKQILAIIKSRHRPSSSYYPFIMTGFLSIMAKIADMLTVVLSLAAGITLIVSGVGIMNSMLANVQARLREIGIRKALGATSLEIRLQFLTEAVFLSLAGGLVGTILGLALPLSVSLLTPYKIPISLWSAVIALGTSMLVGILFGTLPANRAAKLDPVQTLKYE, encoded by the coding sequence ATGGCGATCACCTCTTCCCCAAAATCGGGCTCGTTCGAACGCACGCTGGCCAGTGCGCGTTCGACCATGCTCTTCAGCGAAATTGTGCGACTCGCCGTCGACAGCTTTCGTGCCAATAAGATCCGCTTTATGTTGACGATGCTGGGCATGGTCATCGGCTCGGCCTCGATCATTCTGGTCGTCACCATTGGCAAAACCGGCAAGGAATACGCCCTAAACGAGTTGACCAGCATCGGGCCCAACAAGGTCGAGATGCAGTATGTCGGCGGCACCCAGCCCGGCCCCAACAACACCACCACCCCTGACCTGATGACCTATGAGGATATGAATGCCGTCCTCGAACAGGTGCCGGACATCGTTGCCTCGTCGCCCATGCTGGAGGTCCATTACAACGTCGGCATCGGCGGCGGCGTGACCAGGGACGCTATGCTGCTCGGCGTTTCTCCTGAGTATAAGCAGGTGCGAAATCTCGAAGTCATTGCGGGGCGGTTCTTCGACGATCAGGACACGGTCTCGCGCACCAAGGTCGCCGTTATCGTTGAACCTTTTGCCAAGTCGCTGTTCGGCAGCAGCTCAGGAGCAGTCGGCCACAATATCACGGTGGAAGGGATCCCCTTCATCATCATTGGCGTCTTTAAGGAGAGCGTTGCAACCTTCGGCCTCTCCGAGATCAGCGACCAGACGCTGCTGGTTCCCTATCCCGTCGCCCGCTACTTTACAGGCAGCGACAAGGTGAAGGAGATCTTCTTCACCATGCGCGATGCGGCCGACGTGCTTCCGGCCTCCAAGCAGATTCTGGCGATCATCAAGAGCCGCCATCGTCCATCTTCTTCGTACTATCCGTTCATCATGACGGGATTTCTGAGCATCATGGCGAAGATCGCCGATATGCTTACGGTCGTGTTGTCGCTGGCAGCAGGCATTACCCTGATCGTCAGCGGCGTCGGCATCATGAATAGCATGCTGGCCAATGTGCAGGCCCGTCTCAGGGAGATCGGAATCCGCAAGGCGCTCGGAGCCACCAGCCTCGAGATTCGCCTCCAGTTCCTCACCGAAGCTGTCTTCCTGTCGCTGGCGGGAGGATTAGTCGGCACCATACTGGGGCTGGCGTTGCCGCTCTCGGTCAGCCTGCTGACGCCCTACAAGATTCCTATCAGCCTGTGGTCAGCGGTGATTGCATTGGGCACGTCGATGCTGGTCGGCATTCTCTTCGGAACGCTTCCCGCCAACCGCGCGGCAAAACTCGATCCAGTGCAGACGCTGAAGTACGAGTAA